A part of Mycolicibacterium sp. TUM20985 genomic DNA contains:
- a CDS encoding glutamine synthetase family protein: MGAMPATPFTARAMSTLESSGVVTVIGTVVNAAGLVHAKTVPINRVSAFTDPGLGASPVWHVFTIDQSGIAVGGAIGVVGDQRIRIDPEALRVLGDGLAWAPGSFFDQEGTPDSFCSRGTLARIERRLATAGLSALVGHEMEFVLVGPDGAPLPSTSWAQYGLAGVLEFEGFVRDVTAAAATAGVAIEQFHPEYGANQFEISLAPASPVSAADQLILARIVVSRVARKYGARVSLSPVPFAGSVGSGAHQHFSLQHTGVPLFSGGPGVHGMRPAGEAAVAGVLAGLAEAQGALCGSILSGLRMQPGSWSGANICWGTENREAAIRFMQSGPANPYGANVEVKVVDPSANPYFATAAILGLALDGIERELPLPAEVAVDPSTLTDGERTGSGIGLLRDDQASVIDALAESTLMRGILGDAAIDSITAVRRYEHDNFGTLDPDELAAKFRLAWSV; the protein is encoded by the coding sequence TCCACCCTCGAGTCGAGCGGTGTCGTCACCGTCATCGGCACGGTGGTCAACGCCGCCGGGCTCGTGCACGCGAAGACCGTTCCGATCAATCGGGTGAGCGCGTTCACCGACCCCGGCCTCGGTGCCAGTCCCGTGTGGCACGTCTTCACCATCGACCAGTCGGGCATCGCCGTCGGAGGGGCCATTGGCGTGGTCGGCGATCAACGCATCCGGATCGACCCCGAGGCGCTGCGGGTCCTTGGCGACGGCCTGGCGTGGGCGCCCGGGTCCTTCTTCGATCAGGAGGGCACACCCGATTCCTTTTGCAGCCGTGGCACATTGGCGCGTATCGAACGACGCCTGGCCACGGCGGGCTTGAGTGCCCTGGTCGGCCACGAGATGGAGTTCGTCCTGGTGGGACCCGACGGTGCGCCCCTTCCGTCGACCTCGTGGGCGCAGTATGGCTTGGCCGGCGTCCTCGAATTCGAGGGCTTCGTCCGCGACGTCACGGCGGCGGCCGCCACCGCCGGTGTGGCGATCGAGCAGTTCCATCCGGAGTACGGCGCCAATCAGTTCGAGATCTCGCTCGCACCAGCGTCACCCGTCTCCGCCGCCGACCAGCTGATCCTCGCGCGGATCGTCGTGTCGCGGGTGGCCAGGAAGTACGGTGCCCGCGTCAGTTTGTCACCGGTTCCCTTCGCGGGCAGCGTCGGTTCGGGTGCCCACCAACACTTCTCGCTGCAGCACACGGGCGTGCCCCTGTTCTCGGGTGGGCCAGGGGTTCACGGTATGAGACCCGCCGGCGAGGCCGCCGTCGCGGGTGTGCTGGCAGGCCTCGCGGAAGCCCAGGGCGCACTGTGCGGTTCGATCCTCTCCGGCCTTCGGATGCAGCCGGGAAGCTGGTCGGGCGCCAACATCTGCTGGGGCACCGAGAACCGCGAGGCCGCGATCCGCTTCATGCAGAGCGGTCCGGCAAACCCCTACGGCGCCAACGTAGAGGTCAAGGTGGTCGACCCCTCGGCCAACCCGTACTTCGCCACGGCGGCGATCCTCGGTCTTGCCCTCGACGGCATCGAACGCGAACTGCCGCTACCCGCCGAGGTGGCCGTCGATCCCTCCACCCTCACCGACGGTGAGCGGACCGGCTCCGGAATCGGCCTGCTGCGCGACGACCAGGCATCGGTCATCGACGCCCTGGCCGAATCCACCTTGATGCGAGGCATTCTCGGCGACGCGGCAATCGACTCGATCACGGCCGTGCGACGCTACGAGCACGACAACTTCGGCACGCTCGACCCCGACGAACTGGCCGCCAAGTTCCGCCTGGCGTGGAGCGTGTGA